From a region of the Hyalangium ruber genome:
- a CDS encoding YncE family protein yields the protein MRPLILIAALVWAGCAADTEPQPPPSNRFVYPTGIVHRDVPGAPEGSNGALYVASANFDKCFDTGAVTALDLDALGLPALGQASEEPLHITDLKVSSDAYVQIESFAGEMDLWTPADGSAPRLFVPTRAENNYLHAIDIEGATGLKCAQGGEARNCILGALSLTQNVAGSTEGVPRAPSPLGVSVAVDAENKPEVWVTHVEAADSPLGSAGSFRTYVVRVPGDELDVSSEDFLPLTGAGLAIGGAHATAIGSRYAYVSGRSYVANEVTQSASFLLRLIDRDDTSRVLETDLRSIYFTLEARDLALGTSPGEGKERLYIAARAPDTLLVVDIESAQGLRPRVSVVDSVPLPDGATSVQVIPRPGLADLVAVTCTTAGVVALYDAALGQIISQVDDVGLQPFGITVDTRANAARLYVSNFGDGRVAVIDIPDLGTAQDARLVAHLGARQGRDERRGTSTCSQEGEP from the coding sequence ATGCGCCCCCTTATCCTTATCGCCGCGCTGGTCTGGGCGGGGTGTGCCGCGGACACTGAGCCGCAGCCACCCCCGTCCAACCGTTTCGTCTACCCCACCGGGATCGTCCACCGGGACGTGCCCGGTGCGCCCGAAGGCTCGAACGGCGCGCTGTACGTGGCCAGCGCCAACTTCGACAAGTGCTTCGATACGGGCGCGGTCACGGCGCTCGACCTCGATGCGCTGGGCTTGCCCGCGCTCGGCCAGGCGTCGGAGGAGCCCCTCCACATCACCGATCTCAAGGTGAGCTCGGACGCCTACGTGCAGATCGAGAGCTTCGCGGGCGAGATGGACCTGTGGACGCCGGCGGATGGCAGCGCCCCTCGGCTCTTCGTGCCCACCCGCGCCGAGAACAACTACCTGCACGCCATCGACATCGAGGGCGCCACGGGGCTCAAGTGCGCGCAGGGCGGCGAGGCGCGCAACTGCATCCTGGGCGCGCTGTCCCTCACCCAGAACGTGGCGGGCTCCACGGAAGGCGTGCCGCGCGCGCCGTCCCCCCTGGGGGTGAGCGTGGCGGTGGACGCCGAGAACAAGCCCGAGGTGTGGGTGACGCACGTGGAAGCCGCGGATTCGCCGCTGGGCAGCGCCGGCTCCTTCCGCACCTACGTGGTGCGCGTGCCGGGAGACGAGCTGGACGTCAGCTCCGAGGACTTCTTGCCGCTGACGGGCGCGGGGCTGGCGATCGGCGGCGCGCACGCGACGGCCATCGGCTCGCGCTACGCCTACGTCTCGGGCCGCAGCTACGTGGCCAATGAGGTGACGCAGTCGGCCAGCTTCCTGCTGCGGTTGATCGACCGCGACGACACCTCGCGCGTGCTGGAGACCGACCTGCGCTCCATCTACTTCACCCTGGAGGCCCGGGACCTGGCGCTCGGCACCAGCCCGGGAGAGGGCAAGGAGCGCCTCTACATCGCGGCGCGCGCGCCCGACACGCTGCTGGTGGTGGACATCGAGAGCGCCCAGGGCCTGCGGCCGCGCGTCTCCGTGGTGGACTCGGTGCCGCTGCCGGATGGCGCCACCTCCGTGCAGGTCATCCCCCGACCGGGCCTGGCGGACCTGGTGGCGGTGACGTGTACGACCGCCGGGGTGGTGGCCCTCTACGACGCGGCCCTGGGGCAGATCATCTCCCAGGTGGACGACGTGGGCCTGCAGCCCTTCGGCATCACCGTCGACACGCGCGCCAACGCCGCCCGCCTCTACGTCAGCAACTTTGGCGACGGTCGCGTCGCCGTGATCGACATTCCCGACCTGGGCACCGCGCAGGACGCGCGGCTGGTTGCCCACCTGGGGGCACGCCAGGGGCGCGACGAGCGCCGAGGGACCTCTACTTGCTCCCAGGAGGGCGAGCCTTGA
- the glyS gene encoding glycine--tRNA ligase subunit beta has translation MARDLLLEVGAEEIPASFIVPALDDLKRVLTDKMGEARLKHGEVRTFGTPRRLAVWVKDVADAGEDVTSDKLGPSVKAAFDKEGKPTVAATKFAESLKLPVSELGRTQTAKGEYLSAKVQEKGRPAAEILAEAMHAAVHGINFRKSMRWGDVDMAFARPVQWLVALLGSDVLPVVFGDVKSGRITHGHRFLAPGAIELARPADYEAALEKAHVVPDIAKRRAMLLEKVGAAAKSTGGQLLQDESLVDQVTNLVELPSPVVGSFDEKHLDLPPEVLVQEMKSHQRYFSLTDAKGKLLPKFIAVSNTPVRDETLSLRGYERVLRSRLADGRFFFDEDRKTPLVERVPKLARVVWQGQLGSYAEKVDRFRALAVFLAERTGKAEHRSTIEQAATLAKADLVTGMVGEFPELQGVMGREYARAAGEPEAVAVAIFEHYLPRNASDALPTQDPGAFIGLADRLDTLCGIFAIGKGPTGAADPFGLRRACLAVINIVFERGYRFSLSAAVDEALKLLEPKIANLKRKPGEASPREQVLEFFRGRLKALWSEGYRTDVVEAVLSVGFDDLVAARKRLEALSTIVGRADFTPLAVAFKRVVNIVEKQGKDVAKGQTNPEKFRDDPERNLHTAFTQARGKVTEYLKADDFSGALKEITGLKPAVDTFFDKVTVMADDKELRENRVRFLVEIGALFNQVADFSKIQAEAAS, from the coding sequence GTGGCGCGTGATCTGCTGCTGGAGGTGGGCGCCGAGGAGATCCCGGCTTCGTTCATCGTCCCCGCGCTGGACGACCTCAAGCGCGTGCTCACCGACAAGATGGGGGAGGCGCGCCTGAAGCACGGCGAGGTGCGTACGTTCGGCACGCCTCGGCGCCTGGCGGTGTGGGTGAAGGACGTGGCGGACGCAGGCGAGGACGTGACGAGCGACAAGCTCGGCCCGAGCGTGAAGGCGGCCTTCGACAAGGAGGGCAAGCCCACGGTGGCGGCCACCAAGTTCGCCGAATCGCTCAAGCTGCCCGTGAGCGAGCTGGGGCGCACCCAGACGGCCAAGGGCGAGTACCTGTCCGCCAAGGTGCAGGAGAAGGGCCGCCCAGCCGCGGAGATCCTCGCCGAGGCGATGCACGCGGCGGTACACGGCATCAACTTCCGCAAGTCCATGCGCTGGGGCGACGTGGACATGGCCTTCGCGCGGCCGGTGCAGTGGCTGGTGGCGCTGCTGGGCTCGGACGTGCTGCCGGTGGTGTTCGGCGACGTGAAGAGCGGCCGTATCACGCACGGCCACCGCTTCCTGGCGCCCGGCGCCATCGAGCTGGCCCGCCCGGCGGACTACGAGGCGGCGCTGGAGAAGGCGCACGTGGTGCCGGACATCGCCAAGCGGCGCGCGATGCTGCTGGAGAAGGTGGGCGCGGCGGCCAAGAGCACGGGCGGCCAGCTGCTGCAGGACGAGTCGCTGGTGGATCAGGTGACCAACCTGGTGGAGCTGCCCAGCCCCGTGGTGGGCTCCTTCGATGAGAAGCACCTGGACCTGCCGCCCGAGGTGCTGGTGCAGGAGATGAAGAGCCACCAGCGCTACTTCTCGCTCACGGACGCCAAGGGCAAGCTGCTGCCGAAGTTCATCGCCGTGTCCAACACGCCGGTGCGCGACGAGACGCTGTCCCTGCGCGGCTATGAGCGCGTGCTGCGCTCGCGCCTGGCCGACGGGCGCTTCTTCTTCGACGAGGACCGCAAGACGCCGCTGGTGGAGCGGGTGCCGAAGCTCGCCCGCGTGGTGTGGCAGGGCCAGCTCGGCAGCTACGCGGAGAAGGTGGACCGCTTCCGCGCCCTGGCCGTGTTCCTGGCCGAGCGCACGGGCAAGGCGGAGCACCGCTCCACCATCGAGCAGGCGGCCACGCTGGCCAAGGCGGACCTCGTCACCGGCATGGTGGGCGAGTTCCCCGAGCTGCAGGGCGTGATGGGACGCGAGTACGCCCGCGCCGCCGGAGAGCCGGAGGCGGTGGCCGTGGCCATCTTCGAGCACTACCTGCCGCGCAACGCCAGCGACGCGCTGCCTACCCAGGATCCGGGCGCCTTCATCGGCCTGGCGGACCGCCTGGACACCCTGTGCGGCATCTTCGCCATCGGCAAGGGCCCCACGGGCGCGGCGGACCCGTTCGGCTTGCGCCGCGCGTGCCTGGCCGTCATCAACATCGTCTTCGAGCGCGGCTACCGCTTCTCGCTGTCGGCGGCGGTGGACGAGGCGCTCAAGCTGCTGGAGCCGAAGATCGCCAACCTCAAGCGCAAGCCCGGCGAGGCTTCGCCGCGCGAGCAGGTGCTGGAGTTCTTCCGGGGCCGGCTCAAGGCGCTCTGGTCGGAGGGCTACCGGACGGACGTCGTCGAAGCGGTGCTCTCGGTGGGCTTCGATGACCTGGTGGCGGCGCGCAAGCGGCTGGAGGCGCTGAGCACCATCGTCGGCCGCGCGGACTTCACCCCGCTGGCGGTGGCCTTCAAGCGCGTGGTGAACATCGTCGAGAAGCAGGGCAAGGACGTGGCCAAGGGGCAGACCAACCCGGAGAAGTTCCGGGACGACCCCGAGCGCAACCTCCACACCGCCTTCACCCAGGCCCGCGGCAAGGTGACCGAGTACCTCAAGGCGGACGACTTCTCCGGTGCCCTCAAGGAGATCACCGGGTTGAAGCCGGCCGTGGACACCTTCTTCGACAAGGTGACGGTGATGGCCGACGACAAGGAACTGCGCGAGAACCGCGTCCGGTTCCTCGTGGAGATTGGCGCCCTGTTCAATCAGGTGGCCGACTTCTCGAAGATTCAGGCAGAAGCGGCCAGCTAG
- the glyQ gene encoding glycine--tRNA ligase subunit alpha: MYFQDLILTLQNHWARQGCIIAQPYDLEVGAGTMAPTTFLRALGPEPWNVAYVQPSRRPADGRFGENPNRLFQHHQFQVILKPAPKNVQELYLESMRLVGIDPNAHDLRFVEDDWESPTLGAWGLGWEVWCDGQEVTQFTYFQQCGGFECRPVAAELTYGLERLCTYLQNVESVFDLEWVKGVKYREVFHPNEVEMSKYALHESDPQMLFALFDAYEKECKRLIERQLPLPAYDYALKCSHAFNLLDARGAISVTERANFIKRVRDNARLCAEGYLQMRERLGYPLLKTPWTVGEQPPVLEGKPASDYWNHVKLNKPVEKAEKGEVARGA, translated from the coding sequence ATGTACTTCCAGGACCTGATCCTCACGCTCCAGAATCACTGGGCCCGCCAAGGCTGCATCATCGCCCAGCCGTACGATCTCGAAGTCGGTGCGGGCACCATGGCCCCCACCACCTTCCTGCGCGCCCTGGGGCCCGAGCCCTGGAACGTGGCCTACGTGCAGCCCTCGCGGCGCCCGGCCGACGGCCGCTTCGGCGAGAACCCCAACCGCCTGTTCCAGCACCACCAGTTCCAGGTCATCCTCAAGCCCGCGCCGAAGAACGTGCAGGAGCTCTACCTGGAGTCCATGCGCCTGGTCGGCATCGATCCGAATGCCCACGATCTGCGCTTCGTGGAGGACGATTGGGAGTCGCCCACCCTGGGCGCCTGGGGCCTGGGCTGGGAGGTGTGGTGTGACGGGCAGGAAGTCACCCAGTTCACCTACTTCCAGCAGTGCGGCGGCTTCGAGTGCCGCCCCGTGGCCGCGGAGCTCACCTACGGGCTCGAGCGTCTCTGCACGTACCTGCAGAACGTGGAGAGCGTCTTCGACCTCGAGTGGGTCAAGGGCGTGAAGTACCGCGAGGTCTTCCACCCCAACGAGGTGGAGATGAGCAAGTACGCCCTCCACGAGTCGGATCCGCAGATGCTCTTCGCGCTGTTCGACGCGTACGAGAAGGAGTGCAAGCGGCTCATCGAGCGCCAGCTGCCGCTGCCCGCGTATGACTACGCGCTCAAGTGCTCTCACGCCTTCAACCTGCTGGACGCCCGGGGCGCCATCTCGGTGACGGAGCGCGCCAACTTCATCAAGCGCGTGCGTGACAACGCGCGCTTGTGCGCGGAAGGCTACCTGCAGATGCGCGAGCGGCTGGGCTATCCGCTGCTGAAGACGCCCTGGACGGTGGGGGAGCAGCCCCCGGTGCTCGAGGGCAAGCCGGCCAGCGACTACTGGAACCACGTGAAGCTCAACAAGCCGGTGGAGAAGGCGGAGAAGGGGGAGGTGGCCCGTGGCGCGTGA